Within Novosphingobium aureum, the genomic segment CTTATCATGAGCGGCGCCTGTCCTTCTTCGCCCCGTTCGCCGGCGGCATCGAGCATCCCCCGGATGATCGCCAGCACGTCGCCGGTGGCAGATGGCATGTCGGATTGCCGAGGGATATCTGGTCGGGTGAGGATGTCTGCCAGGATGGTCACGATCCTTGCTCTTACAAGCTGCGTGTCGGCATCGAGCGGCAGGCGCGCTTCCTCGAAATCGAGCAACCGTGCCAGGCGAGGGCGGCGCACTTGGTGCCGGACAGCGGCTTCGATGACGCCATCGAGAGCCCCCCGTCCGGTAACCACCATGCTCGCAGCCTCGACTTCCTCGACAAGGCGGGATGTTTCGCGGGCGATCAGCGCGCCGAGCAGCGCATTCTTGTCGGGAAAGTATTGGTAAAGCGTGCCGATGCTGGCGCCGGCCAGTTCAGCCACCGCGTTCGTAGTGAAACCACCATGCCCCTGCTCCTCCAAAATGCGAGCAGAGGCTTCGATGATCGCGTTCACGGTGTGCTGCGCGCGCACCTGCCGTGGCTGTTTTCGTGGGCGGGTGCGCTGATCCTTGGGCTGTACGGTCATGGGAGCCAATGCGAGTAGCTAAGGTGAGCAGATGCTCGCATCTTCCTGTGCGTCAATCAACAACGCAAGGACGCATCATGGATACCCGACCGACCGAGTTCGAAGCCGCGCTCACCATATTCTTCATGGTCAAGACCTCGCCGGAATGGCTGGGTTTTACGTTCGAAACCCGACTGGCACACGCCCGCGAGACCTTCCAACCCATTCTTGATGATTT encodes:
- a CDS encoding TetR/AcrR family transcriptional regulator, with product MTVQPKDQRTRPRKQPRQVRAQHTVNAIIEASARILEEQGHGGFTTNAVAELAGASIGTLYQYFPDKNALLGALIARETSRLVEEVEAASMVVTGRGALDGVIEAAVRHQVRRPRLARLLDFEEARLPLDADTQLVRARIVTILADILTRPDIPRQSDMPSATGDVLAIIRGMLDAAGERGEEGQAPLMIRVRRAVLGYLSMPDVAEN